One genomic segment of Acanthopagrus latus isolate v.2019 chromosome 14, fAcaLat1.1, whole genome shotgun sequence includes these proteins:
- the msrb3 gene encoding methionine-R-sulfoxide reductase B3 isoform X3 translates to MQYHVTQERGTERAFTGEFTHYKDEGTYTCVVCGALLFSSNTKFDSGSGWPSFSDLVKEESITQSDDFSYGMQRVETACSQCGAHLGHLFDDGPRPTGKRYCINSAALAFQPKHTLSFSEGGATSSKMADGKTEL, encoded by the exons ATGCAATACCATGTTACCCAGGAAAGAGGAACTGAGAG GGCCTTTACTGGAGAATTCACACACTACAAGGATGAGGGGACCTACACTTGTGTTGTCTGTGGGGCTTTGCTGTTCAG CTCGAACACTAAATTTGACTCAGGCTCAG GTTGGCCATCCTTCTCTGACCTTGTGAAGGAGGAGTCCATCACTCAGTCAGATGATTTCTCCTATGGAATGCAGAGAGTGGAGACTGCCTGCAGTCAG tgtggaGCTCATCTGGGACACCTGTTTGATGATGGACCAAGACCCACAGGAAAACGCTACTGTATTAACTCGGCCGCACTGGCTTTCCAGCCCAAACACACTCTTTCCTTCTCCGAGGGTGGGGCTACCAGTAGCAAAATGGCTGATGGAAAGACTGAGCTTTGA
- the msrb3 gene encoding methionine-R-sulfoxide reductase B3 isoform X1: protein MSGFNLLHLITKSQPRALRSCSLPSGAHRTKNTWPLSFSQEELRKRLTPMQYHVTQERGTERAFTGEFTHYKDEGTYTCVVCGALLFSSNTKFDSGSGWPSFSDLVKEESITQSDDFSYGMQRVETACSQCGAHLGHLFDDGPRPTGKRYCINSAALAFQPKHTLSFSEGGATSSKMADGKTEL from the exons ATGTCAGGCTTCAATCTGCTCCACCTAATAACGAAGAGCCAGCCTAGAGCTCTGAGGTCCTGCAGTCTTCCATCAG GAGCACACAGGACTAAGAACACATGGCCACTGAGCTTTTctcaggaggagctgaggaaacGGCTCACACCAATGCAATACCATGTTACCCAGGAAAGAGGAACTGAGAG GGCCTTTACTGGAGAATTCACACACTACAAGGATGAGGGGACCTACACTTGTGTTGTCTGTGGGGCTTTGCTGTTCAG CTCGAACACTAAATTTGACTCAGGCTCAG GTTGGCCATCCTTCTCTGACCTTGTGAAGGAGGAGTCCATCACTCAGTCAGATGATTTCTCCTATGGAATGCAGAGAGTGGAGACTGCCTGCAGTCAG tgtggaGCTCATCTGGGACACCTGTTTGATGATGGACCAAGACCCACAGGAAAACGCTACTGTATTAACTCGGCCGCACTGGCTTTCCAGCCCAAACACACTCTTTCCTTCTCCGAGGGTGGGGCTACCAGTAGCAAAATGGCTGATGGAAAGACTGAGCTTTGA
- the msrb3 gene encoding methionine-R-sulfoxide reductase B3 isoform X2, producing the protein MCLLCSASLLDLHLAGAHRTKNTWPLSFSQEELRKRLTPMQYHVTQERGTERAFTGEFTHYKDEGTYTCVVCGALLFSSNTKFDSGSGWPSFSDLVKEESITQSDDFSYGMQRVETACSQCGAHLGHLFDDGPRPTGKRYCINSAALAFQPKHTLSFSEGGATSSKMADGKTEL; encoded by the exons ATGTGTTTGCTgtgctctgcctctcttttaGACTTACACCTGGCTG GAGCACACAGGACTAAGAACACATGGCCACTGAGCTTTTctcaggaggagctgaggaaacGGCTCACACCAATGCAATACCATGTTACCCAGGAAAGAGGAACTGAGAG GGCCTTTACTGGAGAATTCACACACTACAAGGATGAGGGGACCTACACTTGTGTTGTCTGTGGGGCTTTGCTGTTCAG CTCGAACACTAAATTTGACTCAGGCTCAG GTTGGCCATCCTTCTCTGACCTTGTGAAGGAGGAGTCCATCACTCAGTCAGATGATTTCTCCTATGGAATGCAGAGAGTGGAGACTGCCTGCAGTCAG tgtggaGCTCATCTGGGACACCTGTTTGATGATGGACCAAGACCCACAGGAAAACGCTACTGTATTAACTCGGCCGCACTGGCTTTCCAGCCCAAACACACTCTTTCCTTCTCCGAGGGTGGGGCTACCAGTAGCAAAATGGCTGATGGAAAGACTGAGCTTTGA